A window of the Anoplopoma fimbria isolate UVic2021 breed Golden Eagle Sablefish chromosome 17, Afim_UVic_2022, whole genome shotgun sequence genome harbors these coding sequences:
- the LOC129105305 gene encoding EKC/KEOPS complex subunit TP53RK-like: MAQEKSMAVQEFLRKAELLKQGAEARVYRAEFLGKPTIVKERFTKRYRHPVLDEKLTHRRTVQEVRSILRCRRAGISAPVVYFVDYTSHCIFLEEIENSLTVRDHIASTRQSECSMELEWLAERAGQVLAKMHDEDVVHGDLTTSNMLLRRGPEDGESELFLIDFGLSYISALPEDKGVDLYVLEKAFLSTHPNTEALFERLLKSHAAASKKSSAVIKKLDEVRLRGRKRSMVG; this comes from the exons ATGGCCCAGGAAAAGAGCATGGCGGTCCAAGAGTTCCTCAGGAAAGCAGAGCTATTAAAACAAGGAGCAGAAGCTCGGGTGTACCGGGCGGAGTTCCTGGGAAAGCCGACTATTGTAAAAGAAAGGTTCACAAAGCGCTACAGACACCCGGTGCTGGACGAGAAGCTGACCCACCGAAGGACGGTGCAGGAGGTCCGCTCCATACTGCGCTGCCGGAGAGCAG gCATCTCTGCCCCTGTAGTCTACTTTGTGGACTACACATCCCACTGTATTTTCCTGGAGGAAATCGAgaattcattgacagtgcgcgaCCACATCGCCTCCACTCGGCAGTCTGAATGCAGTATGGAGCTGGAGTGGCTGGCTGAGAGGGCGGGCCAGGTCCTGGCCAAAATGCATGATGAGGACGTCGTCCACGGGGACCTGACCACCTCCAACATGCTGCTGAGACGCGGCCCGGAGGACGGGGAGTCGGAGCTGTTCCTCATCGACTTCGGCCTGAGCTACATCTCCGCCCTGCCGGAGGACAAGGGGGTGGACTTGTACGTGCTGGAGAAGGCCTTCCTCAGCACCCACCCGAACACAGAGGCTCTGTTTGAGAGGCTGCTGAAGAGCCACGCGGCCGCGTCCAAGAAATCCTCAGCGGTCATTAAAAAGCTGGACGAGGTCCGAttgagagggaggaagaggtcGATGGTGGGATGA